A genomic stretch from Pristiophorus japonicus isolate sPriJap1 chromosome 6, sPriJap1.hap1, whole genome shotgun sequence includes:
- the wdr53 gene encoding WD repeat-containing protein 53, whose amino-acid sequence MATTWSAGDSASVLCLDVSSEGFVASGAEEGALTVWNSQGAVIGCMNLGVSNDVTCVSFSHTCDSILYASHGEAISVLDIRSLKEPTERFHVNEDEINYLSVNETDSHLATADDSGSIKVLDLASKKVSRSLRKHSNICSCVTFRPQRPQSLLSCGLDMQVMLWNLQKARPVWTVNLQDLAREEEEMQQPAGCQLFNPPLAHFATVASCGNIFACGAEDGKIRLFRVTGTRFELDHWFRGHSLGVSQVHFLNSISHPYWLISGGNDAKVMLWDVSEQILTDGKGPSKSARKKSSSTAKKSLGSKGSDHGAKDGKENKSNHILPKLSIDHGEKVNWISAMDIKGSKNILVADQSCQISLYPLTNL is encoded by the exons ATGGCCACCACGTGGAGCGCAGGGGATTCAGCTTCAGTGCTGTGCCTGGATGTTAGCAGTGAGGGTTTTGTAGCATCGGGGGCAGAGGAGGGAGCCCTTACAGTCTGGAACAGCCAGGGTGCTGTCATCGGCTGCATGAATCTAGGAGTCAGCAACGATGTTACTTGCGTGTCATTCTCGCACACTTGTGACAGCATACTGTACGCATCTCACGGCGAAGCAATAAGCGTACTAGATATTCGGTCCCTTAAGGAACCCACTGAGCGCTTCCACGTAAATGAGGACGAGATAAACTACTTGTCCGTTAATGAAACAGACAGCCATCTTGCAACTGCGGATGATTCCGGATCAATAAAGGTCTTAGACTTGGCAAGCAAGAAGGTCAGCCGCTCTCTACGGAAACATTCAAATATTTGCTCCTGTGTGACCTTCCGACCTCAGCGGCCGCAGAGTTTACTGTCCTGTGGATTAGATATGCAG GTGATGCTGTGGAACTTGCAGAAAGCTCGCCCTGTTTGGACTGTGAACCTTCAGGATCTGGCACGAGAAGaggaagaaatgcagcagccagctgGATGCCAGCTATTCAATCCGCCACTGGCTCACTTCGCAACAGTAGCCAGCTGTGGCAACATATTTGCCTGCGGGGCCGAAGATGGCAAGATACGCTTATTCAGAGTGACCGGAACAAGGTTTGAATTGGACCACTGGTTCCGTGGTCACAGTCTGGGTGTTTCTCAGGTCCATTTTCTGAACTCTATTTCCCATCCTTATTGGCTGATATCTGGAGGGAATGATGCAAAAGTCATGCTGTGGGACGTCAGTGAGCAAATCCTGACCGATGGCAAAGGCCCTTCAAAATCAGCTCGGAAAAAATCTAGCTCCACTGCTAAGAAAAGTCTCGGGTCTAAAGGAAGTGACCATGGTGCAAAAGACGGCAAAGAAAATAAAAGTAATCATATTTTGCCAAAACTCAGTATTGACCATGGAGAGAAAGTGAACTGGATTTCTGCTATGGACATAAAGGGCTCCAAAAATATACTAGTTGCTGACCAGAGTTGTCAGATATCACTGTACCCTCTAACAAACCTATAG